One segment of Primulina tabacum isolate GXHZ01 chromosome 6, ASM2559414v2, whole genome shotgun sequence DNA contains the following:
- the LOC142548049 gene encoding anther-specific protein LAT52-like, with translation MAKAVALISAFCIIAFAAAHAHAHAHPQEVFNVEGDVYCDPCRLQFQTKLSTKLPGATVRLVCTDAITKAVTYSVEGVANADGHYSLSVVGDHEKEICEVMPVASPRSDCAELMNDILSSRIVCTRNSGIHAAVRFANPLGFMTKDIFPECLNVIKDLELFVEA, from the exons atggCAAAGGCCGTTGCTCTCATCTCTGCGTTCTGCATCATTGCCTTTGCCGCCGCCCACGCCCACGCCCACGCCCATCCCCAAGAAGTGTTCAATGTTGAAGGCGACGTGTACTGCGATCCCTGCCGACTTCAGTTCCAGACCAAGCTCAGCACGAAACTCCCAG GTGCTACGGTGAGATTGGTGTGCACGGACGCTATAACGAAAGCGGTGACATACAGTGTGGAGGGCGTAGCCAACGCCGACGGGCACTACAGCCTATCAGTGGTCGGGGATCACGAGAAAGAAATCTGCGAAGTGATGCCGGTTGCATCGCCGAGGAGCGATTGCGCCGAGCTCATGAACGACATCTTATCATCAAGAATCGTATGCACCCGAAACAGCGGAATCCATGCGGCCGTCCGCTTCGCCAACCCACTCGGATTCATGACCAAGGATATCTTTCCCGAATGCCTCAATGTTATCAAGGACTTGGAATTGTTCGTGGAAGCTTAA
- the LOC142549078 gene encoding polynucleotide 3'-phosphatase ZDP-like has protein sequence MSSSPAAAKVVVEYAKSGRSLCKKCSKSIASGVPRLGLVSKDPRGFDMTKWHHLNCFPPSGSSSISPPESISGFSSLKSSDRDFLMKLANEVTQASNKVRGIDEEEELEQGNLKKQKFGYEDGGMLEMSISTSDIKDMYKDAMLLPKWKAFQTIIFLERDDGLHDSQKIAAFDFDGCLAKTSVKRVGADAWSLMYPSIPEKLQNLYNDGFKLVIFTNESNIDRWKNKRQAAVDSKLGRLENFIKLVKVPIQVFIACGLSYGVPEDPFRKPKPGMWKIMEKEFNSRLPVDMNQSFYVGDAAGRPDDHSDADIKFAQAIGLKFYVPEEYFINLG, from the exons ATGTCGTCGTCCCCAGCTGCAGCAAAAGTCGTGGTTGAATACGCAAAGTCGGGCCGATCATTGTGTAAAAAATGCTCAAAATCTATAGCTTCCGGTGTTCCAAGGTTGGGTTTGGTTAGCAAAGACCCCCGAGGGTTTGACATGACCAAATGGCATCacttgaattgctttcctccTAGTGGGTCTAGTTCTATTTCACCACCTGAGTCCATCTCTGGTTTCTCATCGCTGAAG AGCAGTGATCGGGATTTTTTGATGAAATTAGCAAATGAAGTGACTCAAGCGTCAAATAAG GTTCGTGGTATAGACGAAGAGGAAGAGTTGGAGCAAGGAAACTTGAAGAAACAAAAG TTCGGATATGAGGATGGGGGAATGCTGGAGATGTCCATATCCACTTCTGATATCAAAGATATGTACAAG GATGCTATGTTATTGCCTAAATGGAAAGCTTTCCAGACCATCATATTTCTTGAACGG gATGATGGTCTTCACGATTCACAAAAGATTGCGGCCTTTGATTTTGATGGGTGTCTTGCAAAGACATCTGTGAAAAG AGTGGGTGCTGATGCATGGTCCCTTATGTATCCTTCGATACCTGAGAAACTTCAGAATTTATATAATGATGGCTTCAAGCTG GTTATTTTTACCAATGAGTCCAATATAGACCGCTGGAAGAATAAGCGGCAGGCAGCTGTTGATTCCAAACTTGGGCGACTTGAGAATTTCATTAAGCTTGTGAAGGTCCCCATTCAG GTTTTTATTGCTTGtgggttgagttatggtgtacCAGAGGATCCCTTTCGCAAGCCAAAACCTGGGATGTGGAAAATTATGGAGAAAGAATTCAATTCTCGCCTCCCCGTTGACATGAATCA ATCCTTTTATGTGGGTGATGCAGCTGGAAGACCAGACGATCACAGTGATGCTGACATAAAATTTGCGCAG GCTATCGGACTAAAATTTTACGTTCCTGAGGAGTACTTCATCAATTTGGGCTAG